Within Theileria orientalis strain Shintoku DNA, chromosome 4, complete genome, the genomic segment TTAACACACTtgaattaatatttgacacatcatttaaatactcAACAAAGATGTTAAAGATGTTGATTGAATTAGGTAGATTTTGTCAAAATACGAAGCTTCATTTGAGTGAATTAGAGATGCCAATACCATATAGTAAACATATAGAAAACAAATcacattataaatataaagtagatattaaatatgatattaAGATGTTATTGAATCGTGTATTAACTTCTAATACCAAGGTTGAGACGATTGATAATTTTAGTAATGTGATATCTGAATATTTGACTAATGATGAggatttttttaatttgttaatatcaAAGGTATTTATAACATCAAATGCCGTATATAACATggatttttatcaaaaacTATGTTCAATGATGGGTGATTGTGATCATGAACTTGATTTgttgtttacatttttaGAAGGATTGACTCGTGATTTATATAACTTATTGAATGGTGACAGTAAGGATGTTGAATTTATTGTAAGAAGTTTTCAAGAAGTTTTTACAAGGTGTTCGTTGTTGATGTTGGCattaagtaaaatgaataagTTAAAATCGAATAATAACTTGGTTAAGTACGTAGAACATTGTGCTCATCttttaaacatttgtaCAATGTTTAAGTCGATAACCAAagatgtaaataacaaattcGATGGATCaattgaatataataatgaGATATCGGAAATAAGCATTATGGTTAACAATTCATTTATTACGTTTGAAAAGGTCCCATTTGTTTTACTGTATTCATTGAATAAGCAAACCATATGGATATTGCCAATAAAAAGTAGGAATcgattttattattcatttgcattatattacaatgaATTAAAGCCGAATTATCTCTCAACATTAATAAAGCATATGTTTGATATAAGTGGAGTTGATGATAAGGTTGTCCTAGGATTCGTATATAACATATTCTCAAGTTGTTACAGTGAAGAAGTACTGGtatacattattaatagtataaaATCACTGAAGACATAtgatatattaatatatatgataaaaaagaatattaACATTGATATTAGTGTAAAGATAAGCTTGGTGTGTAAGATTGTTAATAATGTGTTGGTGTCAACAGAAATGGAAAATAAGAAGATAcaattgtttttgtttgGACACATGAACGATTTAATCGACGTTTATTTGAAGATAATATGTGattatactaataataaaactggTAACCAAACTAATGATTTCTATGGAAAATTAGTTGATACAAAACTTGATAATGAATTGAAATCTTTGAATAAGTATTTGGATCAAAATAACGACGATGATGTCAAGAAATATAAACTTCAAGAAAAGTTTATTCaacacataaataataaaagatttaaacataaaataattcAAATTGATGATGATTTGATAATATCGTTGcttacattaattttaaacctgCTTAATGCAATGATTGATAACATTTACAGAATGGATTTGGATAATATGAACGcaatgaataaaatgtataataaattgtacCATAACATTTGCACATTGATTAATCATACAATTATTAAGATTGGCCATTCATACAAATTAATGACGAAGTTGATTAATAACTTGATAGTATGTAGTATTAAAATGACAATAGATTCAACATCGATCTCATCTGAACAAAAAATTAGAGCaactgttattgttacaaTAAACAACATTCTGGCAGTTGGCACATCAGGGTTTAATGGAGAATTAGTAGAAATGTTGATTGATGAAAACAAAGTCTCATTTCCCgatgaaaatataagtgTATCATGGATGTCATacttaatatatttgtatttcaTCTGTATCAATAGCAGGGTTTATGATATCAGTATGACTAAAGGAAATGTGCTATTAAATAATGAGAATGTtgatgatttattttacagtcGATACTCtaaaattagtaatattttaaacgcATATGATCATTGGATTAATATACTGTACACTTTGATATGGATTCATCAAGTAATGGAATTTGATCCCTTCAATAAACAAGGgttacaaataaacaagtttaaaGGATATGAATCATGTAATATGACGCGTACGAATAAAAACAGAGCTGAAAACATTGACTATTATCTGGGAATTCAGTTATACGGATATGTTTCATACTATATTCGAAACAACAGGAAATTGAATATCAACATTGATGTTGCGTTCTTTAATGATAGGAAAAGTGAAAACAGAAGAATTTATACTGAGTTTAATGAACTATTATATTCATTGTTATCATCAATGGTATTGTATAAATACTATGATGATATTAAGGATAATAAGCATGTGAAGTCGAATGAATTGAATACTATTGAGACGAATAGTGATGTCGTATCGTTGATAAACGTCATTTCAAGTtcaattttacacatattcaATATGAATCAACATGGAGGATTTAATATTCACATCTTTGGAACACTAAATGCCATGTTTGAAAACATATTGGaagaaaaattgaaatcaATTGAATCATATGAAAACGTATGGGATAACATTACGAGTAATGACGGAAACTATCATTATCATTTACGCATAGTATCAACGCTGATGAGTATACAGAACAATTTTATGTCATCCACCAAACTAAaggtaaattatatatatgtatatatacatttaatttaaacaaataacatatattaaatttaaccaACTAtgatacatttattttaaacaaataacatatttatgatacattatcaataacaaataatatatttatgatacattatcaataacaaataatatatttatgatacattatcaataacaaataatatataggATAATTCGATTAAGTTAAAGTATGAAAgagaatttgaaaaattacATGATATTTCATCAAGAATATTGTTTGATATGTTTAAGTATTCAGAGAAGAAGTACATGAATAACCAGAATGAGTATTTGTTTAATGAAATAAGTCAGATGAAAGCAGATGTGTGGGAGTACATTGTTAATATTCCACCCAAATCAGTAGATTCGTTCATTCAAATATTAGAAAACTCATTTGAGTTGGTAAAGAATCATCATCAGAATAACGGAAAGGTGTTATGGAGTTATTTGGATATGATATACTCATTGAAGGTATTAATAAAGATGTGTGTCGCCTCAGATCAACAAAAAAGAAATTCAGATGGTGGTAAAAACATTggtaattttattaaacaaGTTGGTGTTAACGAAGACAAACAAATTGGTGGAATTGAAACTACTAAGCTTATAGGAGCAATAGAAATTAGCGATTCTTGTTCACTAAATTACGGTAGTCAGAAAGGTGATTTATATGCTAATATCAGTAATTTTGGAAGCTGCTATAAAGTTGATACCAATAAAATGATGTCGACGATAAAGAAGTTTAAGGAAGTTTATGAGCAATTGCTGTTAccaaaaatattagtaggcgattttgtaaataagaTTCTTTTACTGTTCTTACTAATGTCACACAAGTACTGCAAATCACTACTGAATAAGGAGTTTTATGAATTCTCAttgaatataattataaattataatgttAAATCAAGCACTTCAAATATCATGATATTTGATGACGAAGATGATATTATTCAATATGGATTTAAGGAATACCTTGCTTTGAACATTGGAGAATGTGTTAATCTTATAACTGAATCATCGACTAgaagatttaaatattttaatacagATTTGCTGGTATCAATTGCATTATACTACACCGGTATTAAGATTGATATTAAGGTGTTGATTAGATCAATATATTCAGTTTATACTTTGGAAACTGACAGTGTCGTTCATAATACTATCTGCTCCAATGAAACTAGTGTCACCAAAAAAACTAAGAGATCAagtgattttaaaaataagaaaacATCCAGATcattaaaagtaaaaaacGTTACTTCATCATCAACACCAAATTCAAATACGAATGTTTCAGTGTCAGAAGAACGGGCTGAATCAAAATCTGACAGATATGAATcgattgtatataaattaactaTATTGCTATTAAGTCTCTCgtataacataaaatataagaATCCTAAGAGTAAATACATTGAAGATTTGAACGACATATACTTTATAGTAATTAACTTTTACTCAAAGTGGTCATATAAGATACTATTTGGAGAATCTTCAATTGATTCGTTCAAAGAATACAACAGGTCACATTTTAGTATAGAGGATACCGTTGAAGCATCGAGAAAGATGAGCACATCATTCTTTATTAAAAAGACACCAATAGAACTGATATCGCACTTTGAAAGATCGtttatatcatttattCTAAGGTATTTTGGACTTATATCATCAAATAAGCTACTGGATGTTTTGGAGAAGCAATCAAAGATGACAACATTAAAAGATGAATTTAGCTCAAATGATAATACAAAACACATAATTGAGTCTGATTTGAAGAATAGAATTCTTTTCATAGTAATTTTGTCGTCGCTTCATGAATATGGAAACCTGGGAGCAACCAATTTGATAATGACGAGGCTATATCAGCAATTAGAAGATATATCTGCGTACAGTATGTCTGAAGCAAGATTTAATCGCACTTCAGTTGAAAAGGTATCATATCATAGACACAATTTTGAGCACGTATTTTTAGGAACTTTCATTTGATAATACGTGGACTTGGTTTAACAATTGCAGATTTATGTTAGAACTGATTCATAAATCAATCGATACATGGAATGCTCAGCGAGGTTTGTTTTCGAAATAAGATTATACATAGTTTGATTTACACGCTGTTTATACTAAtactttattaaataacataacTTTTATAGGAGTTGTTCCTGATGTAATTGTAAACAGCTGGgtcaaaataataaaacagatCATCGCATTATTTGACCTCTTGCCAATTAACGCAGATATAGAGGT encodes:
- a CDS encoding HEAT repeat containing protein — protein: MIWNLKYLSSLRDDRSKNLKRFISHYKSNIKWNNIEVSKAWDYFLSINNQFVECESLFSEIIHGSSFLSLDKSNDEEEDHELKSVILDKPKDIDFLTSNELDDLNRLIRTFIDLSVPYFMTREFEHLIDYLIYKYNIAVTFSEYLIVAYIQYNYSEYYCKLLSLFNIRNESTFHSFYNEIKTASMNFTEHKYITSNVVFSGIAKNFIFYKQVSSCYDRLARVCAVNTNIVSFLNAVNLHYVVVNSKVMDNNEIRYVVNMIKEALSMEQVGEYTSSYLCVLITAFTHIQFTLVVQRELIASLKGILAIMRDLDALKIDHLVVFKYIVMSIHLTLQYQKQTLDKLPQDITNSIIGILQKHESVNIVLNNLKKIKGLNLSRTINVIINSLVSATLGNTDIQKDLTVYGNKSKIQAMDKITFFLEFVNESFDSSCMKMIVFNLIDEVNRISSHFRSHGESIIEFDESRMIVKINSDHKFGSTLLIIEQMFKVVKKINPTVLEYTIMEYVNRLSFEMIQDQMEVIMYIFRSLSEDIVFRMVILLNKYSDSSSDYKCYVKKVYNGVGGIKMMLNMFGLIDYKMSNIYKDDRIFTSLVEFIVSMYTKTDSHSAELNRLVFNFINNSMDDEGLSKKLESEDRFWKSVPVKIATDALEYHIQSLIDKVDRSFKYDTEDKVNFETVDFKVIWTKDYQLIFDKYISHISNSKEIERIFKVCNLIVKNNKESIFDNDEIHISKSLRMFIRFLILLIGNKKVDFDKEINYLLEYTHGISNQLLFDLNELIQINIDVVNVLTKDILNNNNITDVENEDGNEYSDDYYGYISSSNRIIFNIFSTLYYQYETLEFTCKSDENVELLHSQFVIIRDLVIKYVSYNVDKQNIKQYVIDFYKFMMCKYESMLMMNYNQFNELLVIKSMETILVNKQLKSFFIQTFSELLTSTNFKLCTNTNSHSQIINSIIDLLRITSTKSSSVSFSITYYTDNNDRLIFEVNVPMKYKHKHVNVDFVNLIRDSHIKNLISDNTKIMKNFDINYSNDITNGLLNRKYNRSIALFDTLNDELIDGSIEVILSIFKMNKNYELYGHILMDVVINTLELIFDTSFKYSTKMLKMLIELGRFCQNTKLHLSELEMPIPYSKHIENKSHYKYKVDIKYDIKMLLNRVLTSNTKVETIDNFSNVISEYLTNDEDFFNLLISKVFITSNAVYNMDFYQKLCSMMGDCDHELDLLFTFLEGLTRDLYNLLNGDSKDVEFIVRSFQEVFTRCSLLMLALSKMNKLKSNNNLVKYVEHCAHLLNICTMFKSITKDVNNKFDGSIEYNNEISEISIMVNNSFITFEKVPFVLLYSLNKQTIWILPIKSRNRFYYSFALYYNELKPNYLSTLIKHMFDISGVDDKVVLGFVYNIFSSCYSEEVLVYIINSIKSLKTYDILIYMIKKNINIDISVKISLVCKIVNNVLVSTEMENKKIQLFLFGHMNDLIDVYLKIICDYTNNKTGNQTNDFYGKLVDTKLDNELKSLNKYLDQNNDDDVKKYKLQEKFIQHINNKRFKHKIIQIDDDLIISLLTLILNLLNAMIDNIYRMDLDNMNAMNKMYNKLYHNICTLINHTIIKIGHSYKLMTKLINNLIVCSIKMTIDSTSISSEQKIRATVIVTINNILAVGTSGFNGELVEMLIDENKVSFPDENISVSWMSYLIYLYFICINSRVYDISMTKGNVLLNNENVDDLFYSRYSKISNILNAYDHWINILYTLIWIHQVMEFDPFNKQGLQINKFKGYESCNMTRTNKNRAENIDYYLGIQLYGYVSYYIRNNRKLNINIDVAFFNDRKSENRRIYTEFNELLYSLLSSMVLYKYYDDIKDNKHVKSNELNTIETNSDVVSLINVISSSILHIFNMNQHGGFNIHIFGTLNAMFENILEEKLKSIESYENVWDNITSNDGNYHYHLRIVSTLMSIQNNFMSSTKLKDNSIKLKYEREFEKLHDISSRILFDMFKYSEKKYMNNQNEYLFNEISQMKADVWEYIVNIPPKSVDSFIQILENSFELVKNHHQNNGKVLWSYLDMIYSLKVLIKMCVASDQQKRNSDGGKNIGNFIKQVGVNEDKQIGGIETTKLIGAIEISDSCSLNYGSQKGDLYANISNFGSCYKVDTNKMMSTIKKFKEVYEQLLLPKILVGDFVNKILLLFLLMSHKYCKSLLNKEFYEFSLNIIINYNVKSSTSNIMIFDDEDDIIQYGFKEYLALNIGECVNLITESSTRRFKYFNTDLLVSIALYYTGIKIDIKVLIRSIYSVYTLETDSVVHNTICSNETSVTKKTKRSSDFKNKKTSRSLKVKNVTSSSTPNSNTNVSVSEERAESKSDRYESIVYKLTILLLSLSYNIKYKNPKSKYIEDLNDIYFIVINFYSKWSYKILFGESSIDSFKEYNRSHFSIEDTVEASRKMSTSFFIKKTPIELISHFERSFISFILRYFGLISSNKLLDVLEKQSKMTTLKDEFSSNDNTKHIIESDLKNRILFIVILSSLHEYGNLGATNLIMTRLYQQLEDISAYSMSEARFNRTSVEKVSYHRHNFEHELSFDNTWTWFNNCRFMLELIHKSIDTWNAQRGVVPDVIVNSWVKIIKQIIALFDLLPINADIEVDNVTTAFSKSLENTMRSLVNGFITQDDKIVKLESCLSDQLQTKTLNVKIGSLVIMKKLWDDLGINLSVTIKNVMPIIGELVDDENDIVRRLALKLDEKVKEVLYQS